The Calditerrivibrio nitroreducens DSM 19672 genome window below encodes:
- a CDS encoding NADH:ubiquinone reductase (Na(+)-transporting) subunit B: MKFLEKIAPLFHKGGKYEKFFPIFEMVETFLYDPLIRTDGKTHIRDGLDLKRTMIIVFFAILPTAIFGIYNVGYQANLVIQQSGLHLSGFRHEILQFFGINHDPTSIVSNFFVGSLYFIPLYLVTLIVGGFWEVLFAVVRKHEIAEAFLVTSLLYPLILPPTVPLWQAASALSVGLVFGKEVFGGTGRNFVNPALFSRAILFFSYPQSVTGNTMWVAVDGYSKATPLAAFSSEGFNFGYTFVDGLLGFIPGSMGETSAILCLIGAIFLIITGIGSWKLMAGMAIGMGLTTFIFNLIGSETNQMFNMPFYYHFVFGGFAFGMAFMITDPVSASMTDQGKWVYGFLVGFLNALVRVINPAFPEGTMLAILFGNIFAPFIDSIFIKRYIKNRALKYERDKA, translated from the coding sequence ATGAAGTTTCTCGAAAAAATAGCTCCTCTGTTCCATAAGGGAGGAAAATACGAAAAATTTTTCCCCATTTTCGAAATGGTGGAAACCTTCCTTTACGATCCCTTGATCAGAACTGATGGTAAAACACATATAAGGGATGGACTTGATCTTAAAAGAACGATGATAATAGTCTTTTTTGCAATACTACCAACCGCAATATTCGGAATTTACAACGTAGGGTATCAGGCGAATCTTGTAATACAACAATCAGGGCTCCATCTAAGTGGTTTTCGCCATGAAATACTACAATTCTTTGGAATTAACCATGATCCCACTTCGATAGTTTCAAACTTTTTTGTTGGATCGCTATATTTCATCCCCCTTTATTTAGTAACATTGATAGTGGGTGGTTTCTGGGAAGTTTTATTTGCAGTAGTTAGAAAGCATGAGATCGCTGAAGCATTTCTGGTGACAAGTCTTTTATACCCACTTATATTACCTCCAACAGTCCCCCTCTGGCAGGCAGCCTCTGCCCTAAGTGTGGGTTTGGTATTTGGCAAAGAGGTTTTTGGTGGAACAGGTAGAAATTTTGTAAACCCTGCCCTATTTTCAAGGGCCATTCTATTCTTCTCCTACCCCCAATCTGTAACCGGCAATACAATGTGGGTTGCTGTTGATGGATATTCAAAAGCCACCCCACTGGCAGCATTCTCTTCTGAAGGGTTCAACTTTGGATATACATTTGTGGATGGACTTTTGGGATTTATACCTGGATCCATGGGAGAAACATCCGCAATACTATGCTTGATTGGAGCTATTTTTCTTATTATTACTGGGATAGGATCATGGAAATTAATGGCTGGAATGGCCATAGGAATGGGGTTAACTACTTTTATCTTCAACCTTATTGGTAGCGAAACAAACCAAATGTTCAACATGCCATTTTACTATCACTTCGTTTTTGGTGGATTTGCTTTTGGGATGGCTTTTATGATTACAGACCCTGTATCAGCATCTATGACAGATCAGGGTAAGTGGGTATACGGCTTTTTGGTAGGTTTTCTAAATGCCCTTGTAAGAGTTATAAATCCTGCTTTCCCTGAAGGGACAATGCTTGCCATACTTTTTGGAAATATTTTTGCCCCTTTTATAGACAGCATATTTATCAAAAGATATATAAAAAACAGAGCATTAAAATATGAAAGAGACAAAGCTTAG
- the nqrA gene encoding NADH:ubiquinone reductase (Na(+)-transporting) subunit A, producing MIFEKELNLPFKKEISGEITPHKCNEFGIVSDDYVSLKPKFEKNPGDLIKPGDLLFYDSKNRGIRFYSFVNGEVCEITRGEKRRFISYTLKGEPSVYNYPENLSKISLKKENRDKIIDIIINSGFWISIRQRPFDRVANPDVVPDKIFVLLIDTRPYSPEIKTILNGNEEYLKTGLQIFSILTKTDLYLIKDKRITFDVELENLKIIDVSGHHPAGLVGTHINNLYPLNRKRSIWYIDYQDIIAIGKLFKDNIIDNQKVISVGGEGVKNSLYRVYNYASLDMLVPFNDDIRIIYGSPLYGRKATNKTNYTNRYINIVSSLKEANKREFMGWLKPGLNRFSVKNVFLSKLLKKEITFDTSLNGSFRPMIPVGSYEKVCLLNLPITYFLRSLLVEDIEMAEKLGVLDFGEEDMSVFTFVCVGKYDYAVYLRKILDEIEGEM from the coding sequence ATGATATTTGAAAAAGAGTTGAATCTTCCATTTAAAAAAGAGATATCTGGAGAAATAACTCCTCATAAATGCAATGAATTTGGCATAGTATCAGATGACTACGTCTCTTTGAAACCGAAATTTGAAAAGAATCCGGGGGATTTAATAAAGCCCGGTGACTTACTATTTTATGATTCAAAAAACAGAGGTATAAGATTCTATTCATTTGTTAATGGTGAGGTTTGTGAAATAACAAGAGGGGAAAAAAGAAGATTTATATCTTACACCCTTAAAGGGGAACCTTCTGTTTACAATTACCCTGAAAATCTATCAAAAATTTCGCTAAAAAAAGAAAACAGAGATAAAATCATTGATATCATCATAAATTCAGGATTCTGGATATCGATAAGACAAAGACCATTTGACAGAGTGGCCAATCCGGATGTAGTACCTGATAAAATTTTTGTACTGCTCATAGATACAAGACCATATTCGCCAGAGATTAAAACTATTTTAAATGGAAACGAAGAGTATCTTAAAACAGGCCTACAGATTTTTAGTATCCTTACAAAAACAGATCTTTATCTCATCAAGGATAAAAGGATAACCTTTGACGTAGAATTGGAAAACTTAAAGATAATAGATGTATCAGGTCATCACCCGGCAGGTCTTGTGGGGACACATATCAATAATCTTTACCCACTAAACAGAAAAAGATCCATCTGGTATATAGACTATCAGGATATAATAGCCATAGGAAAACTTTTTAAAGATAATATCATAGATAATCAAAAGGTCATTTCTGTTGGAGGTGAAGGGGTAAAGAACAGTTTATATAGAGTATACAACTATGCTTCTCTGGATATGCTCGTTCCATTTAACGATGATATAAGAATAATATACGGATCACCCCTTTATGGTAGGAAGGCAACAAACAAAACCAATTATACTAATAGGTACATAAATATAGTATCATCTCTAAAAGAGGCAAATAAAAGAGAATTTATGGGATGGCTGAAGCCAGGTTTAAATAGATTTTCGGTAAAAAATGTCTTTTTATCAAAATTACTTAAAAAAGAGATAACATTTGATACATCTTTAAATGGTAGTTTCAGGCCTATGATCCCTGTGGGTTCCTATGAAAAAGTCTGTTTGCTCAATCTTCCAATAACATATTTTTTGAGATCCCTTTTAGTTGAAGATATTGAAATGGCAGAAAAATTAGGTGTTCTGGATTTTGGTGAAGAGGATATGTCTGTGTTTACCTTTGTATGTGTAGGGAAGTATGACTATGCTGTGTATTTACGCAAGATACTTGATGAAATAGAAGGTGAGATGTGA
- the surE gene encoding 5'/3'-nucleotidase SurE, protein MKILLTNDDGIYSKGIYAAYEELSKIGDVVVVAPIMEQSAVGHSITISTPLRIYEVNRKDKFFGYGVQGTPADCVKLAFYDILTTKPDIVVSGINHGANLASNVIYSGTVSAATEAALQGAKAFAVSLASVAYDDFSVAAEFTRKFAELFVKKDIKNNIIFNINVPPVKKSEIKGWRYTTQGKSKYLDTFEKRVDPRGNTYFWLTGERITVEHGEDCDDFWVSQGYVSVTPIKYDLTDYDIFNKLRGTEVEI, encoded by the coding sequence ATGAAGATATTATTGACAAACGATGATGGGATATATTCAAAGGGAATTTACGCTGCTTATGAAGAGCTTAGCAAAATAGGAGATGTAGTTGTGGTGGCTCCTATAATGGAGCAGAGTGCTGTGGGGCATTCTATTACGATATCTACACCCCTTAGGATTTATGAGGTTAATCGAAAAGATAAATTTTTTGGATACGGTGTGCAGGGGACTCCGGCTGATTGCGTAAAGCTTGCATTTTATGATATTCTCACCACTAAACCTGATATCGTTGTTTCTGGTATAAATCATGGTGCAAATCTTGCATCAAATGTGATATATTCCGGTACAGTGTCTGCTGCCACGGAGGCTGCTTTACAAGGTGCCAAAGCCTTTGCAGTTAGTCTTGCTTCTGTAGCTTATGATGATTTTTCTGTTGCTGCAGAGTTTACACGAAAGTTTGCTGAACTTTTTGTAAAAAAAGATATCAAAAATAATATAATATTTAATATAAATGTGCCCCCCGTGAAAAAAAGTGAGATAAAAGGTTGGCGCTACACGACACAGGGTAAGAGTAAGTATCTTGATACGTTTGAAAAACGGGTTGATCCAAGAGGTAATACATATTTCTGGCTTACAGGAGAGAGAATTACGGTGGAGCATGGTGAAGACTGTGATGATTTTTGGGTTTCCCAGGGGTATGTTAGTGTTACACCGATAAAATATGATCTTACGGATTATGATATTTTTAATAAACTTAGAGGAACAGAGGTGGAAATATGA
- a CDS encoding tetratricopeptide repeat protein: MKKNFLYLLVLIFSFAVDGHSRIKLPEFSFIGKEIGKTTVKPSFVDINIKFKAESSVNIYLEKLKIEHQKIDKNEYSFEEPGFFFGGTVRTALASIFVGNKAYRNYIAKKFFQKEYLYVVDGYEKYSEKLKGGDFETEIKLFYAIALMETSNPNRAVEILEELSFNNDNVSFFAQDKLFEYLNKTDSLEKKIAICGKLSNFTEYSLNSCLDAYYKKDLYDEIIAISDKKSDLIDKNKQLLVYKIAAQYAKGDLNNVAKYDPDTYKDVVAYIADANLEKGELNKAESMINRIEQKEVKDFYQLKLAIIKKDTSFIKSNLNNITTDNNKLFLVLYYISKNFDNLDIELLKNLKFEKPVYYDYINFYIGLYLVKEKEYMEASTYLNKISFYEELIQNSIFYLGVCYYYTDYGLSDIFFNRYLGIGKDPEKLNIARYMIAQFLFVDKKYDDALKSLDKCEMIQCNELKAEIYFNKGDYNKAASVATFVITDRGFLIAASSLFNLKNYEGALQYLNKIQNATRESNFLKMLTYFKLGEIPKGLDIYKKYNYDREFTENAVSYLYLGNYYSEVINILKTKDKITAEQELMLANSYFSIGNHNESVKRYFDLIDKKVYVYESAMAIFSIAQQHKDMKMLGNILSKVSNLKFENKDTLLLSMIRYLFENGDKKIALEQINKFLKSFPTSNYLKDAYILRGYINESLGFLDDCIKDADRVIDYNPKDEEAYYIKAICSKKINKGTSLKIFEDLANKSVRFKEVSLKEIVSLSDDPAQISNYLPQVKSIDILLYYKTLVRMLGLLEVRKDFPEYDKYIDELIASRDESFVPAGYYYKSVLMYTKNDSKTALNYAMRCHYLFPKSPFTYKALQLAMQIYKKNNDQESAKKVEDIIKNYDKGGN; the protein is encoded by the coding sequence ATGAAAAAAAATTTCTTATATCTATTAGTTCTTATATTTAGTTTTGCTGTAGATGGGCACTCCAGAATCAAGTTGCCTGAATTTTCTTTTATTGGCAAAGAGATAGGCAAAACAACTGTAAAACCAAGCTTTGTTGATATTAATATAAAGTTTAAGGCTGAGAGTTCGGTAAATATATATCTTGAAAAGCTCAAGATCGAACATCAGAAAATCGATAAAAATGAGTATTCATTCGAAGAGCCAGGGTTTTTCTTTGGTGGAACGGTAAGAACTGCCCTTGCTTCGATATTTGTTGGTAATAAAGCCTATCGGAATTACATTGCAAAAAAATTTTTCCAGAAGGAGTATCTTTACGTAGTAGATGGGTATGAAAAATATTCAGAAAAGTTGAAGGGTGGGGATTTTGAGACGGAGATAAAGCTTTTTTACGCGATAGCACTAATGGAAACGAGTAATCCTAACAGGGCTGTGGAGATACTTGAGGAGCTGTCCTTTAATAATGATAATGTAAGTTTTTTTGCTCAGGACAAGCTGTTTGAATATCTAAATAAAACCGATAGTTTAGAAAAAAAGATAGCGATATGCGGAAAATTGAGTAATTTTACCGAGTATTCCTTAAATAGTTGCCTTGATGCATACTATAAGAAGGATCTATATGATGAGATCATAGCAATTAGTGATAAAAAAAGTGATTTGATTGATAAAAATAAACAGCTCCTGGTTTATAAAATAGCTGCCCAATATGCCAAAGGTGATTTAAACAATGTTGCTAAATACGATCCGGACACCTACAAAGATGTGGTGGCTTATATTGCTGATGCGAATTTAGAAAAGGGTGAATTAAATAAAGCTGAATCGATGATAAATCGTATAGAACAAAAGGAAGTAAAAGATTTCTATCAGCTTAAGCTTGCAATTATTAAAAAAGATACTTCATTTATAAAAAGTAATTTAAATAATATTACCACTGATAACAATAAACTTTTCCTTGTTTTGTACTATATCAGTAAAAACTTTGATAATTTAGATATAGAACTTCTCAAAAACCTAAAATTTGAAAAACCTGTTTATTATGACTATATCAATTTTTACATAGGTCTATATCTGGTTAAAGAAAAAGAATATATGGAGGCTTCAACATATTTAAATAAAATAAGTTTTTATGAAGAACTTATACAAAATAGCATATTTTATCTGGGTGTTTGTTATTACTATACAGATTATGGATTGTCGGATATATTTTTTAATAGATATCTTGGGATAGGTAAAGATCCGGAGAAGTTAAACATAGCAAGATATATGATCGCACAATTTCTTTTTGTGGATAAAAAATATGATGATGCTCTAAAATCTCTTGATAAGTGTGAGATGATACAGTGTAATGAGTTGAAAGCTGAGATATATTTTAACAAGGGAGACTACAATAAAGCTGCATCTGTAGCTACTTTTGTGATTACTGATAGGGGATTTCTAATTGCCGCATCTTCTCTATTTAACTTGAAGAATTATGAAGGTGCTTTACAATACCTCAATAAGATCCAGAATGCCACAAGGGAGTCAAACTTTCTAAAGATGCTTACTTATTTCAAACTGGGAGAGATTCCAAAAGGTCTTGATATATATAAAAAATACAATTATGACAGGGAATTTACAGAAAATGCCGTTTCATATCTCTATTTAGGGAATTATTATTCTGAAGTTATTAATATTCTTAAAACTAAAGATAAAATTACTGCGGAACAGGAATTAATGCTTGCCAATTCATACTTTTCTATCGGCAACCATAACGAATCTGTAAAAAGGTATTTTGATCTGATAGATAAAAAGGTATATGTATATGAATCGGCGATGGCAATATTTTCAATTGCTCAACAACATAAAGATATGAAAATGCTGGGTAATATTCTATCAAAGGTTTCAAATCTGAAGTTTGAAAATAAGGATACATTGTTACTAAGTATGATAAGATATCTTTTTGAAAATGGAGATAAAAAGATTGCCTTAGAGCAGATAAATAAATTTTTGAAAAGCTTCCCCACATCTAATTATCTCAAGGATGCTTATATACTGAGAGGCTACATAAATGAATCCCTCGGATTTTTAGATGATTGTATCAAAGACGCCGATAGAGTTATCGATTATAACCCTAAAGATGAAGAGGCGTATTATATAAAAGCAATCTGCAGTAAAAAAATAAATAAAGGTACTTCTTTAAAAATATTTGAAGATCTGGCTAATAAAAGTGTAAGGTTTAAAGAGGTTTCATTGAAGGAGATCGTTTCGTTAAGTGATGATCCCGCCCAGATCAGTAATTACCTTCCACAGGTGAAATCTATTGACATACTTCTATATTATAAGACTCTTGTTAGGATGCTGGGGCTTCTTGAAGTTAGAAAAGATTTTCCTGAGTATGATAAATATATAGATGAACTTATTGCCTCTAGGGATGAGTCCTTTGTCCCTGCCGGGTATTATTATAAAAGTGTTCTCATGTATACAAAAAATGATTCTAAAACAGCATTAAACTATGCGATGAGGTGCCATTACCTTTTTCCTAAATCCCCTTTCACATATAAGGCTCTGCAATTGGCTATGCAGATTTATAAAAAAAATAATGATCAGGAATCAGCCAAAAAGGTGGAAGATATAATTAAAAATTACGATAAAGGAGGCAATTGA
- a CDS encoding MotA/TolQ/ExbB proton channel family protein: protein MFEIIQKGGIMMYPIILLSVISLGIFLERLFVLRVSNFVPKIFLDKLSLFLAKKDFEGAIQLCEADRSSIARIAKDIVNNVDLPVSRLTEFVEEAGSFEVQRLERFLPTLQTVASLAPLLGFLGTVLGMIQTFMVMANQGNANIQALSGGIAVALLTTAAGLFVAVPTVIFYHIIRHRADKISLELEKATSQIMNLIFKEGGR, encoded by the coding sequence ATGTTTGAAATTATCCAGAAAGGTGGAATAATGATGTATCCTATTATTCTGCTGTCGGTAATATCCCTTGGAATATTTTTGGAAAGGTTATTTGTGCTTCGTGTTTCCAATTTTGTCCCCAAAATATTTTTAGATAAATTGTCACTTTTTTTAGCTAAAAAAGATTTTGAAGGGGCAATCCAGCTTTGTGAAGCTGATAGATCATCAATAGCAAGGATAGCTAAGGATATAGTAAATAATGTTGATCTCCCTGTTTCCAGACTTACCGAGTTTGTGGAAGAAGCTGGGAGTTTTGAGGTTCAAAGATTGGAAAGGTTTTTACCCACGCTTCAAACGGTGGCCAGCCTTGCCCCTCTTCTGGGATTTCTGGGTACTGTTCTTGGTATGATTCAGACATTTATGGTTATGGCAAATCAGGGTAATGCCAATATACAGGCGCTTTCTGGTGGTATCGCAGTGGCACTTTTAACCACAGCAGCAGGTCTTTTTGTGGCGGTTCCCACCGTTATATTTTACCATATAATAAGACATAGGGCGGATAAGATTTCTCTTGAACTTGAAAAGGCAACATCCCAAATAATGAACCTCATTTTTAAAGAGGGTGGAAGATGA
- a CDS encoding ExbD/TolR family protein codes for MKFRKDRIKNNGIEVPTTSITDIIFLIVLFLMVSATFTTYNINNLNISLPKAKGENVTETKTIVIAITKNREFSIENQRIDPNLIPSKLKEYHDKFPEASIMIQADKEALHGDVVYVMDESKKVGFNKLAIAAETEE; via the coding sequence ATGAAATTCCGGAAGGATAGGATAAAAAATAATGGTATTGAAGTTCCCACGACGTCAATTACCGACATAATATTTTTAATCGTTCTTTTTCTGATGGTTTCTGCGACTTTTACCACATACAATATAAATAATCTAAACATAAGTCTTCCCAAAGCTAAGGGGGAAAATGTAACCGAGACAAAAACTATTGTAATTGCCATAACAAAAAACAGGGAGTTTTCTATAGAAAATCAAAGGATTGATCCAAATCTCATCCCTTCCAAATTAAAGGAATACCATGACAAATTTCCTGAAGCCAGTATTATGATTCAGGCTGATAAAGAGGCATTGCATGGGGATGTGGTGTACGTTATGGATGAAAGTAAAAAGGTAGGTTTTAATAAGTTGGCTATTGCTGCAGAGACCGAAGAGTAA
- a CDS encoding class I SAM-dependent methyltransferase, which translates to MSDILKDIIIKKITDRGKITFAEFMDMALYYPGLGYYQKENPFGVTGSFYTSVNASETFGFSIARSNLNIIRQFDLQPNLCEMGAGSGLLANDILNYYRDNEPEFYDIVKYTIIEKSEYLINNQKEVLKNHVGKVEWVSFDEFSNFEGVFFSNELVDAFPVHRIINISGDLKEIYVIYKDDKFQFYPDLFSTDQISDYLNRLKIKLVDKQIADINLDATKWIRTLGEKIKKGIVVTIDYGWPAEKLYAPFRMDGTVTCYFKHKQNNDFFERIGDQDITAFVDFSGLMEYGKDVGLEVVNFLPQTLYLVQSGILDYIANAKTDLQRAAIKSLIIPEGGFGTNFNVLIQSKNLNVPDSFIHKKSPTETFVQLAKAYEKLNIESI; encoded by the coding sequence ATGAGTGATATTTTAAAAGATATTATAATAAAAAAGATTACAGATAGAGGTAAGATCACATTTGCCGAGTTTATGGATATGGCTCTATACTATCCAGGGCTTGGCTATTATCAGAAGGAGAATCCTTTCGGGGTTACGGGTAGTTTTTATACCTCTGTGAATGCCTCAGAAACGTTTGGTTTTTCAATAGCAAGAAGTAATTTGAATATTATAAGGCAGTTTGATCTTCAGCCAAATCTTTGCGAGATGGGTGCTGGATCTGGTTTACTTGCCAATGATATCCTGAACTATTATCGGGATAACGAACCAGAATTTTATGATATTGTTAAATATACTATCATAGAAAAAAGTGAATACCTTATTAATAATCAGAAAGAAGTACTGAAAAATCATGTTGGAAAAGTTGAATGGGTAAGTTTTGATGAGTTTAGTAACTTTGAAGGGGTCTTTTTCTCCAATGAATTGGTGGATGCATTCCCTGTACATAGAATTATTAACATTTCAGGTGATTTGAAGGAGATATATGTCATTTATAAAGATGATAAATTTCAATTTTATCCAGACCTTTTTTCCACAGATCAGATCTCAGATTATTTAAACAGACTTAAAATTAAGCTGGTGGACAAACAGATTGCCGACATAAATCTGGATGCCACGAAGTGGATAAGAACCTTAGGGGAAAAGATTAAAAAAGGTATCGTTGTTACGATAGATTATGGTTGGCCAGCTGAAAAGCTTTATGCACCCTTTAGGATGGATGGAACTGTCACCTGCTATTTTAAACATAAACAGAATAACGATTTTTTTGAAAGGATAGGAGACCAGGATATCACTGCATTTGTGGATTTTAGTGGACTTATGGAATACGGAAAAGATGTTGGGCTCGAGGTTGTAAATTTTTTACCCCAAACGTTGTATCTTGTGCAGAGTGGGATACTTGATTACATTGCAAATGCAAAAACAGATCTGCAGAGGGCGGCTATCAAGTCTCTGATTATCCCGGAGGGTGGTTTCGGGACTAATTTTAATGTTTTAATACAATCTAAAAATCTAAACGTTCCTGATAGCTTTATACATAAAAAGAGTCCTACTGAGACGTTTGTACAATTAGCAAAAGCTTACGAGAAACTTAATATTGAAAGTATCTGA
- a CDS encoding pseudouridine synthase family protein — protein MKVSDIISKQYNISKRLAKKYLKERRVSYQGKIVKDDYIVDQFDDKFVLEVSCPDIDFNLKDFLLDDLGDIIFFYKPPFMHTERHKPTDELCLSDILNNEFKDFRFISRLDFETDGVIAAIKTGYQPVKVHKRYRAWVKGILNEIIIFDKKIDANKRKKVSIIDEKGDNFLRIKPVKHYTFYTLVDVGIDFAHRHQIRAALSYLNFPILGDKLYGDGDYERLLLQCYFTEIDGISICLDDIRPELSIASLQNFQ, from the coding sequence TTGAAAGTATCTGATATTATTTCAAAACAATATAATATTTCCAAAAGACTGGCTAAAAAGTATCTAAAAGAACGTAGGGTATCATACCAGGGAAAAATTGTAAAAGATGACTACATAGTTGATCAATTTGATGACAAATTTGTTTTAGAGGTCAGCTGTCCGGATATAGATTTCAATTTAAAAGATTTTTTATTAGATGATCTTGGAGATATTATATTCTTTTATAAGCCACCTTTTATGCATACAGAGCGGCATAAACCAACGGATGAATTATGTTTATCAGACATATTAAATAATGAATTTAAAGACTTCCGTTTTATAAGCAGGCTTGATTTTGAAACGGATGGTGTTATTGCTGCGATTAAGACGGGCTACCAACCTGTAAAGGTCCATAAGAGATATAGGGCTTGGGTGAAAGGTATATTAAATGAGATTATCATTTTTGATAAAAAGATAGATGCAAATAAAAGGAAGAAGGTATCAATTATAGATGAAAAAGGGGATAACTTTCTACGAATCAAGCCGGTTAAGCATTACACTTTTTATACATTGGTGGATGTTGGGATCGATTTTGCCCATAGGCATCAGATCAGGGCGGCTTTATCCTACTTAAATTTCCCAATACTCGGAGATAAATTATATGGGGATGGAGATTATGAAAGGCTTCTTTTACAATGTTACTTTACCGAAATAGATGGCATTTCCATTTGTTTAGATGATATTCGACCTGAGCTGTCTATTGCATCTTTACAAAATTTTCAGTAA
- a CDS encoding sigma-54-dependent transcriptional regulator: MKTKILIIDDDKALTYSLKRVLSQDYGVFIGNNSKEAFEILSKEDISFLLLDYKLGDEDGLEVLEKVKSLYPDLPTVMMTAYGTNNTLINAIKKGAEDFIFKPIEVDEIKAIINKYIDKNVPFSDQGYIKIPDYPVDELIIGTSNQIKDILKMVANIAKTDTPVLITGESGTGKELIANLIQSNSNRSDKPYIVLNCAAIPFELLESELFGYEKGAFSGAFKSKPGKFELADTGTIFLDEIGELPFKLQSKLLRFIQNGVVEKLGATSFKKVDVRIIAATNRNLKELVEEGKFRLDLFYRLNVINIHIPPLRNRKEDIRHLLFYFIKKYSNEVGKNISYISSDVLNMLENYNWPGNVRELQNVIRKIIILAKNNCIDEDSIYFIKNSAGDCDLTTDNLIKWIFENFKTNTLNEFISYIEKKLIQEALKIHNGNRSKTAENLGISRVTLNEKINKYGLFNQ, encoded by the coding sequence ATGAAGACAAAAATATTGATAATTGATGATGACAAAGCCCTCACATACAGTTTGAAACGTGTACTTTCGCAGGATTATGGTGTTTTCATAGGAAACAATTCAAAGGAAGCTTTCGAAATCCTGTCAAAAGAGGATATCTCTTTTTTACTTCTTGACTATAAATTAGGTGATGAAGATGGATTGGAAGTGCTGGAAAAGGTTAAAAGTCTTTATCCAGATTTACCAACAGTGATGATGACTGCATACGGCACCAACAATACTTTAATAAATGCAATTAAAAAAGGTGCCGAAGATTTCATATTCAAACCAATAGAAGTAGATGAAATTAAAGCTATTATCAATAAATATATAGATAAAAATGTACCTTTTTCAGACCAGGGTTATATCAAAATACCAGATTATCCTGTTGATGAACTTATAATAGGGACATCAAATCAGATAAAAGATATTTTAAAAATGGTGGCAAATATAGCCAAGACAGACACGCCAGTACTGATAACAGGAGAAAGTGGAACAGGCAAGGAATTGATAGCAAACCTTATCCAGTCAAACAGCAACAGATCAGATAAGCCTTATATAGTATTAAACTGCGCCGCCATCCCATTCGAACTACTTGAAAGTGAACTATTTGGATATGAAAAAGGTGCTTTCAGCGGTGCATTCAAATCAAAGCCCGGTAAATTTGAGCTTGCTGACACAGGAACAATCTTTCTGGATGAAATCGGAGAACTACCTTTTAAGCTTCAGTCAAAACTACTAAGATTTATTCAGAACGGGGTTGTGGAAAAACTTGGTGCAACAAGTTTTAAAAAGGTGGACGTTAGAATTATTGCCGCCACAAACAGAAATTTAAAAGAATTGGTGGAAGAAGGGAAATTCAGGCTTGATTTATTTTACAGATTAAATGTCATAAATATTCATATCCCACCTCTTAGAAACAGGAAAGAAGATATCAGACATCTACTTTTCTATTTTATAAAAAAATACTCAAATGAAGTAGGCAAAAATATATCTTATATTTCCAGTGACGTTCTAAATATGCTTGAAAATTACAATTGGCCAGGAAACGTTAGGGAGCTTCAAAATGTCATAAGAAAAATAATCATTCTGGCAAAAAATAATTGTATTGATGAGGATAGCATTTATTTCATAAAAAACAGTGCCGGTGATTGTGATCTTACTACCGATAATCTTATAAAATGGATTTTTGAAAATTTCAAAACCAACACATTAAACGAATTTATCAGCTATATTGAAAAAAAACTTATTCAGGAAGCATTAAAAATACATAACGGTAACAGATCGAAAACCGCAGAAAATTTAGGGATATCCCGTGTAACATTAAACGAAAAGATCAATAAATATGGCCTATTCAATCAATAA